From one Microbulbifer sp. A4B17 genomic stretch:
- a CDS encoding N-acetyltransferase, whose product MKYTQIPVSDAPLYLLLEADPSKKKIDTYLPGSWCFAAIDAGVVEAICVAKEIDTAIAEIFNISVSPKMRQQGIGSKLLKFTLSEITTKGVHKIELGTGTFGYQLAFYQRHGFRVDSVIKDYFLHNYDQAIIENGVQHKDMLRLSLDLTNRQQ is encoded by the coding sequence ATGAAATACACCCAAATACCCGTAAGTGATGCACCATTATATCTTTTGCTCGAAGCAGATCCCTCTAAGAAGAAAATAGACACCTATTTACCTGGATCCTGGTGTTTCGCGGCAATTGATGCAGGCGTTGTAGAAGCTATATGCGTAGCAAAAGAAATCGATACAGCTATCGCTGAGATTTTCAATATTTCAGTTTCTCCCAAAATGAGGCAGCAAGGGATTGGATCAAAACTGTTAAAGTTCACTCTATCAGAAATCACCACAAAAGGGGTTCACAAAATAGAGCTGGGTACAGGAACATTTGGTTACCAGTTAGCCTTTTATCAACGTCATGGATTCAGGGTTGATTCTGTTATAAAAGATTATTTTTTACACAACTACGATCAAGCCATTATTGAAAATGGGGTGCAGCACAAAGACATGCTGCGACTTTCTCTAGATCTTACAAATAGACAACAATGA
- a CDS encoding amidohydrolase: protein MRLTQILATALLAFTSVNIQATMLIHNFNGYHTTDDALISFDAMAFDQGKVLAIGNFDELSKRYPNADKINSQGKTLLPGLIDAHGHMLGLGQLTGELDLRDHSLAESLAAIKLYAQDLEPNEWLSGRGWNQVTWPNKAFPTRKQLDELEIDQPIWLRRVDGHAGWANSKALELAGIDKGTQSPDGGEILRDKNGEPTGILIDNAMNLMYKAIPAPTLAQEKKSLQSAFSTALSLGLTSVHDAGISEQTLNAYRDLAQKQAIPLRIYPMLSVESHNYTQLLQAGHVGGPSDRLFMRSIKLSADGALGSRGAALLEPYHDRPQEKGLLLYPEDKMLTLLKLATDNSFQVNVHAIGDRANHIVLNHLETLNKEQSQVKYRHRVEHAQVIEVKDIPRFARLKLIASMQPTHATSDKNMAGDRLGNERLIGAYAWKTLLEQGTPIAAGSDFPVEPANPLFGLHAAVTRRDRNGNPSKGWRTEEAMTLEQALRAFTLDAAYASHQEKVIGNLETGKFADFILLDKDIFAIDPQEIWKVQVLETWVEGEQVYRKSL, encoded by the coding sequence ATGCGGCTAACTCAGATTCTCGCTACAGCGTTGCTTGCTTTTACATCTGTCAACATCCAGGCAACCATGTTGATCCATAATTTTAATGGATACCACACTACAGACGATGCATTAATCTCATTTGACGCCATGGCCTTTGACCAGGGCAAAGTCCTGGCAATCGGCAACTTTGATGAGTTGAGTAAACGGTACCCAAACGCAGATAAAATTAACTCTCAGGGCAAAACTCTTCTCCCTGGACTGATCGACGCCCATGGCCATATGCTGGGACTAGGCCAGCTCACCGGAGAACTGGATTTAAGAGATCACTCTCTCGCAGAATCACTCGCAGCCATTAAGCTATACGCACAAGATCTGGAGCCCAATGAATGGCTGTCTGGCCGGGGCTGGAACCAGGTTACCTGGCCCAACAAAGCCTTCCCTACCCGCAAACAGCTGGATGAACTGGAAATAGACCAACCGATCTGGTTGCGCCGGGTCGACGGCCATGCAGGCTGGGCCAATTCCAAGGCCCTGGAATTGGCGGGGATCGACAAGGGTACCCAATCACCAGATGGGGGCGAGATCCTGCGGGACAAGAATGGAGAACCCACCGGTATCCTTATCGATAACGCCATGAACCTGATGTACAAGGCTATTCCTGCACCCACTTTAGCCCAGGAGAAAAAGAGCCTACAGAGTGCATTCTCCACCGCTCTCTCCCTGGGGTTGACCAGCGTACATGATGCAGGTATCAGCGAACAAACTCTCAACGCCTATCGGGACCTGGCACAAAAGCAAGCCATTCCCTTACGTATTTACCCCATGCTTTCAGTAGAAAGCCATAACTACACCCAGTTATTACAAGCGGGCCATGTTGGCGGACCATCGGATCGGCTGTTTATGCGCAGCATCAAACTCTCCGCCGATGGCGCCCTGGGCAGCCGTGGCGCAGCCCTGCTGGAACCATACCACGACCGCCCCCAGGAAAAAGGGTTGCTCCTCTACCCTGAAGATAAAATGCTGACGCTGCTCAAGCTGGCCACCGACAACAGCTTTCAAGTCAATGTGCATGCGATCGGCGATAGAGCCAACCATATCGTTCTGAACCACCTGGAAACCCTGAATAAAGAGCAGAGTCAGGTCAAATACCGCCACCGTGTGGAGCACGCTCAGGTTATTGAGGTAAAAGATATTCCCCGCTTTGCTCGACTCAAACTGATTGCCTCTATGCAGCCCACTCACGCTACCAGCGATAAGAATATGGCCGGCGACCGCCTGGGCAATGAACGCCTGATCGGCGCCTACGCCTGGAAGACGCTGCTGGAGCAAGGTACACCCATCGCCGCAGGCTCCGACTTCCCAGTAGAACCTGCAAACCCCCTTTTCGGCCTGCACGCCGCCGTTACCCGCCGTGACCGCAACGGTAATCCAAGCAAAGGCTGGCGCACTGAAGAAGCCATGACTCTGGAGCAAGCCCTGCGCGCCTTCACCCTGGACGCCGCCTATGCCAGCCACCAGGAAAAGGTGATCGGCAATCTCGAAACCGGCAAGTTCGCTGATTTTATTCTGCTGGATAAAGATATTTTTGCGATAGATCCGCAGGAGATCTGGAAGGTGCAGGTTCTGGAGACCTGGGTTGAGGGGGAACAGGTCTACCGCAAATCCCTTTAA
- a CDS encoding transcriptional regulator, protein MQQGKHSSPHNEAIDHTKLPDLMQDLIELIGYADMYALISTFGGQDVYIPKYPSRSKLVDILPVQSLEKLSTVYGGTYLTLPTSRQINIQKRNQEILLALHNGDSRSTVAKRFGLGVRQVANIKSTEKSKNEK, encoded by the coding sequence ATGCAGCAAGGAAAACACAGCAGCCCCCACAATGAGGCTATCGATCATACAAAACTGCCAGACTTGATGCAGGATCTTATCGAGCTAATAGGCTATGCGGATATGTACGCTCTAATTTCAACTTTCGGCGGGCAGGATGTATATATCCCAAAGTACCCATCTAGAAGCAAGCTTGTTGATATTCTCCCCGTACAATCCCTGGAAAAACTAAGTACTGTCTATGGAGGCACTTACCTTACCCTTCCAACATCAAGACAAATAAACATTCAAAAGCGTAATCAGGAAATTCTGTTAGCCCTTCATAACGGGGATTCACGATCAACGGTTGCAAAAAGATTTGGCCTCGGAGTAAGACAAGTTGCCAATATCAAATCCACGGAAAAATCTAAAAATGAAAAGTAA
- a CDS encoding DUF805 domain-containing protein, with protein MTNQGYLDFYFNFYGTVTRRQFWLLFIIPLLFIQFSTGLVLEYGNFDFSDDIWKTTEILLIAIGVPLQLSLIWISLTICCKRLHSSGIPRRMLLVSLPGIGAIWLCAELLLAPNAKKRCNNDKLLKPDDTLYNRFDMQ; from the coding sequence ATGACGAACCAAGGCTATCTGGATTTCTATTTTAATTTTTATGGCACAGTAACACGCCGGCAGTTCTGGCTATTGTTTATAATTCCCTTACTCTTCATTCAATTTTCTACAGGTCTAGTCCTAGAGTATGGCAATTTTGACTTTAGCGACGACATTTGGAAAACTACTGAAATATTGCTAATCGCAATCGGTGTACCATTGCAACTAAGCTTAATCTGGATTTCACTAACAATATGCTGCAAACGCCTCCATAGCTCTGGCATACCACGCCGTATGTTACTCGTCAGCCTGCCAGGCATTGGGGCAATATGGCTATGTGCAGAATTACTACTTGCCCCCAATGCAAAGAAAAGGTGTAATAATGACAAACTATTAAAGCCAGATGACACCCTGTATAATAGATTTGATATGCAATAA
- a CDS encoding transporter substrate-binding domain-containing protein — MDLSIKHWIFLLSSVTLAGAITYAFTEPKNKLNNLQEKGTLTVATRMNGVGCYYHRDQPAGLECDLLQAYAEYLELDITFKKAASIKETLDLVKEGKADIAASDLTHTPGREKQVIFSHALFKTREVLVQRKQNAVTRFQDLKGKTVTIHTDSAYLDEIEAKAESQKISLNFPDSPEKKSAITIAPAKEKVSILELIDAVSMGEIDFTIADEHIVNGSNGYSKNLDTSLIFGENRRIAFALARDGDNSLVNSLNNWLESENAQTMIQTFLDRLTKQNEGIQQTYTLPKGTLSPWDSLFKRYASEPFDWVWLAAQTSTESNFRPNAMSRTGARGLMQLMPETAKEMGVIDSFNPAQNIQGGSKYNLNQYKRWKDLPERDAIAFTFASYNAGAGHVLDAQRLAVQNRENPNQWFSTNSAKGVEDYIVLLRKAEFYNKPAVKYGYCRGTETRQYVRRIFQQEANYRSQLAAYQENGKPSQGDN; from the coding sequence ATGGACCTATCAATTAAACACTGGATTTTTCTTCTATCCTCAGTCACTCTTGCGGGAGCCATCACCTATGCATTTACAGAACCTAAAAATAAACTCAATAATCTTCAGGAAAAAGGTACATTGACAGTCGCTACGCGAATGAACGGAGTGGGCTGTTATTATCACCGCGATCAACCAGCTGGGCTGGAATGCGACTTACTGCAAGCCTACGCAGAATATCTGGAACTGGATATTACATTCAAAAAAGCAGCCTCTATTAAAGAAACCTTGGACCTGGTAAAAGAAGGAAAGGCAGATATAGCAGCTTCAGACCTCACTCACACCCCTGGTCGAGAAAAGCAGGTTATCTTTAGCCATGCTCTATTCAAGACACGTGAAGTACTAGTACAACGCAAACAAAATGCTGTAACAAGGTTCCAGGATCTCAAAGGGAAAACAGTCACCATCCATACTGACAGCGCCTATCTGGATGAAATTGAAGCTAAAGCTGAATCACAAAAAATTTCCTTAAACTTCCCCGACAGTCCTGAAAAAAAATCAGCGATAACCATCGCACCGGCAAAAGAAAAAGTATCTATCCTTGAGTTAATTGATGCAGTTAGCATGGGGGAGATAGATTTTACTATCGCCGACGAGCATATCGTAAATGGAAGCAATGGTTACAGTAAGAACCTGGATACCTCGCTAATATTTGGAGAAAACCGGAGAATAGCTTTTGCACTGGCCAGGGATGGCGACAACTCCCTCGTAAACTCTTTAAATAATTGGCTGGAAAGTGAAAATGCCCAAACAATGATTCAGACATTCTTGGATCGTTTAACTAAACAAAATGAGGGTATTCAACAAACCTATACTCTACCCAAAGGAACACTAAGCCCATGGGATAGCCTTTTCAAACGCTACGCCAGTGAACCTTTCGATTGGGTATGGCTTGCCGCACAAACATCGACAGAATCCAACTTTCGGCCCAATGCAATGTCTCGAACAGGAGCAAGGGGACTAATGCAATTAATGCCGGAAACTGCAAAGGAAATGGGAGTTATAGATAGCTTCAACCCAGCGCAAAATATCCAGGGGGGTAGCAAGTACAATCTAAACCAATATAAACGCTGGAAAGATTTACCTGAACGGGATGCTATCGCATTTACTTTTGCCTCCTATAATGCTGGCGCTGGACATGTGCTGGATGCTCAGCGACTAGCTGTACAAAATCGTGAGAACCCCAACCAATGGTTCTCAACAAATAGTGCCAAAGGGGTTGAAGATTATATCGTTTTATTGCGCAAAGCAGAATTTTATAATAAGCCAGCAGTAAAATATGGCTATTGTCGCGGTACAGAAACTCGCCAGTATGTTCGAAGAATATTTCAGCAGGAGGCCAATTATCGATCCCAGCTAGCAGCTTACCAGGAAAATGGAAAACCAAGTCAAGGCGATAATTAA
- a CDS encoding PQQ-dependent sugar dehydrogenase yields the protein MKHTSILAVAICILLSTSANCLGNPMISRGTIPLAEEVTLTSIAGPLEYPWGIASLPDGSFLITQRSGQLRLISDGKLSPESIEFPTEILFLGQGGLLDVAVSPNFTQDQMVYFSYATGNMDSNRLAIGRAKWNHGKLENFEEIFKSAQSKNNGAHFGSRLAFLPDKTLLATIGDGGNPPQEFLDIFAREQAQNLQTHFGSIIRINGDGSIPDDNPFNNQADALPQIWSFGHRNPQGLVIDYKSGEIWSSEHGPAGGDELNLLKVGSNYGWPRVTFGRDYRDGSNISFKITDPEFSSPVLAWLDTHAPGGLTLYTGNAFPEWQGRLLSAGLVSEDLRIIQVKDGAAIGELRIPVGERVRDAEVSQDGSLYILTDGPKGRLLRVDPAKQ from the coding sequence GTGAAACACACCTCTATTTTAGCTGTCGCGATCTGCATCCTTTTAAGCACTTCCGCGAATTGTCTGGGCAACCCCATGATCTCCCGGGGAACTATTCCCCTCGCCGAGGAAGTAACACTCACTTCAATAGCTGGCCCACTTGAATACCCTTGGGGAATCGCCAGTCTGCCCGATGGAAGTTTTCTTATCACCCAGCGCAGTGGGCAGCTCAGACTTATAAGCGATGGGAAACTATCACCCGAGTCCATTGAGTTTCCTACAGAGATATTATTCCTGGGACAAGGTGGCCTACTAGATGTTGCTGTGAGCCCTAATTTTACCCAGGACCAAATGGTCTACTTCAGCTATGCAACTGGCAATATGGACAGCAACCGGCTTGCCATTGGCCGGGCCAAATGGAATCACGGTAAACTGGAAAACTTTGAAGAAATATTTAAATCCGCGCAGAGTAAAAATAACGGCGCCCACTTTGGTTCCCGTCTCGCCTTCCTACCGGATAAAACGTTGCTGGCCACCATTGGCGACGGCGGCAACCCCCCACAAGAATTCCTCGACATCTTTGCCCGGGAACAGGCACAAAACCTACAAACCCACTTCGGATCCATTATTCGCATTAATGGAGATGGCTCCATTCCCGACGACAACCCCTTTAATAACCAAGCAGATGCCCTACCGCAAATCTGGAGTTTTGGTCACCGGAACCCCCAGGGGCTGGTAATCGATTATAAAAGTGGGGAGATCTGGTCTTCGGAGCACGGTCCCGCCGGTGGCGATGAACTGAACCTGCTCAAGGTGGGCAGCAATTACGGCTGGCCAAGGGTCACTTTTGGTCGGGACTACAGGGATGGCTCCAATATTTCCTTTAAAATTACAGATCCTGAATTCAGCTCACCAGTACTGGCCTGGCTCGACACCCACGCCCCCGGGGGACTGACACTCTATACTGGCAACGCTTTCCCCGAGTGGCAGGGGCGCCTCCTTTCTGCCGGGCTAGTGAGCGAGGATTTAAGAATCATTCAAGTAAAAGATGGCGCAGCCATTGGCGAGCTGAGAATTCCTGTTGGGGAGCGCGTACGCGACGCAGAAGTTAGCCAGGATGGCAGTCTTTATATATTGACTGATGGCCCCAAAGGCCGTTTACTGCGCGTTGATCCTGCGAAACAATAA
- a CDS encoding DUF2905 domain-containing protein — translation MSRWLIVAGIILVLVGVLLHFAPGLFSWFGRLPGDIRVESGRTRFYFPIVSMIIISLVLSLLVNLFRR, via the coding sequence ATGTCCCGTTGGTTGATTGTCGCAGGAATAATTTTAGTGCTGGTCGGGGTCCTATTGCACTTTGCCCCAGGTCTATTCAGCTGGTTTGGGCGTTTGCCGGGGGATATTCGTGTGGAATCAGGGCGCACCCGGTTTTACTTCCCTATTGTGTCGATGATTATCATTAGTCTGGTGCTGAGTCTATTGGTAAATTTATTTCGGCGTTAA
- a CDS encoding TonB-dependent hemoglobin/transferrin/lactoferrin family receptor encodes MKRRPLAAAILGLASASNLYAETPTSPYSNDLELIVVSGRAEKPLKDVAGSVSVVTNEEIEQLQLNDMNQLFQYEPGVEVTGEAGGAQNILVRGMGGDRVLIIKDGMRVNEGYGANGQNDIIGRGFIEVDTLKQVEVAKGAASSLYGSDALAGIVVFTTKDASDYLEDGEQFGGSIKTGYNGITSQHNVSPTLALRTGNFEQLLHTTFRDGEEQQNYDETQDPFEIESKSILYKGKYNLGGEDFISFSIDHWNQETVGDSADGLLYYFRGLADYGYNIVAEQSVSDKETTAYQLRYHSETPTAIYDQVNISLYNNKSEQEDEQYGQLDINAPMFGVIEIRDMWETGLYRQDTIGLLSNASKTLNETHTLGYGLDLEQTESERTVHQYREVAGSSTLDSTTEKFPENEVARAGLFINDQMSFANGQLTVTPGLRYDWYEMDPNGALKTDGTPFATIEESNVSFNLGTLYRINPKLSAFAQYGQGFKVPAYDLAYIEHYLQPTSSYIYEVLPADDLSPETSDTFELGLRGHLGPVAFSTAAFYTEYDDFLETTLVNSETVFDDDGSFSHVFEQYQYQNIESVTIKGIEASASWYLSPTIELFANASYQRGENDTTGEYLTSISPLSGVVGASYSGAKLSSQVLVRWADRMEKVNDGATETAGYGTMDWTLGYQVMDSMSVNLAVNNLMDKYYVPYLNVAGWDEGSDLSVNAAPGRTFSASIRYDF; translated from the coding sequence ATGAAACGTCGCCCACTAGCAGCAGCCATTTTGGGCTTAGCCTCCGCTTCAAACCTGTACGCAGAGACCCCGACCTCTCCGTACAGCAATGATCTCGAGCTGATCGTCGTCAGCGGGCGCGCAGAAAAACCCCTGAAAGACGTTGCGGGCAGCGTTTCCGTGGTGACCAATGAAGAAATTGAGCAGCTTCAGCTCAATGATATGAACCAGCTGTTCCAATACGAACCTGGCGTTGAAGTAACCGGCGAGGCTGGCGGTGCACAGAATATTCTGGTGCGCGGCATGGGCGGCGACCGTGTACTGATTATCAAAGACGGTATGCGGGTGAATGAGGGTTATGGCGCCAATGGCCAAAACGATATTATTGGTCGCGGCTTTATTGAAGTGGACACCTTAAAGCAGGTTGAAGTTGCCAAAGGTGCAGCCTCTTCCCTGTACGGTTCAGACGCCCTTGCCGGTATCGTAGTATTCACCACCAAAGATGCTTCCGACTACCTGGAAGATGGCGAGCAGTTTGGCGGATCTATCAAGACCGGCTACAACGGCATCACCAGCCAGCACAATGTTTCCCCTACCCTTGCCCTGCGCACCGGCAATTTTGAGCAGTTACTGCACACCACCTTCCGCGATGGTGAAGAACAGCAGAACTACGACGAAACCCAGGACCCCTTCGAGATTGAATCGAAGAGCATCCTGTACAAAGGCAAGTACAACCTGGGTGGCGAAGACTTTATCAGTTTCAGCATTGACCACTGGAACCAGGAAACTGTCGGTGACAGTGCCGATGGCCTGCTGTATTACTTCCGCGGCCTGGCCGACTACGGCTACAACATCGTCGCTGAACAATCTGTTTCCGACAAAGAAACCACTGCTTACCAGCTCCGCTACCACAGTGAGACTCCAACTGCGATTTACGATCAGGTCAATATCAGCTTGTACAACAACAAGTCTGAACAGGAAGACGAGCAGTACGGGCAACTGGACATCAACGCCCCCATGTTCGGTGTAATTGAAATCCGCGATATGTGGGAGACAGGTCTCTACCGTCAGGACACTATCGGCCTGCTGTCCAACGCCAGCAAAACCCTGAATGAAACCCACACCCTGGGTTACGGCCTGGACCTGGAGCAAACCGAGAGCGAGCGTACCGTTCACCAATACCGTGAAGTTGCGGGTAGCTCCACCCTGGACTCCACCACCGAGAAATTCCCGGAAAACGAAGTGGCGCGCGCCGGCCTGTTTATCAATGACCAAATGTCATTTGCCAATGGCCAGCTGACCGTAACCCCGGGCCTGCGCTACGACTGGTACGAAATGGACCCGAACGGCGCATTGAAGACTGACGGCACACCATTTGCCACCATTGAAGAAAGCAATGTTTCCTTCAACCTGGGCACTCTGTATCGAATCAATCCGAAACTGTCCGCCTTTGCCCAATACGGACAGGGCTTTAAAGTGCCGGCCTACGATTTAGCCTATATCGAGCACTACCTGCAGCCGACCTCCAGTTACATCTACGAGGTTCTGCCCGCCGACGATCTGTCACCAGAAACCAGTGACACCTTCGAGCTCGGCCTGCGAGGGCACTTGGGCCCAGTAGCTTTCAGTACTGCAGCGTTTTATACCGAATACGATGATTTCCTGGAAACCACACTTGTTAACAGCGAAACCGTATTCGATGACGACGGTAGTTTTTCTCATGTATTTGAGCAGTACCAGTACCAGAACATCGAATCTGTCACCATCAAAGGTATAGAGGCGAGCGCCAGCTGGTACCTGTCTCCAACAATCGAATTGTTTGCAAATGCCAGTTACCAGCGCGGCGAAAACGACACCACCGGTGAATACCTAACCAGCATCAGCCCACTTTCTGGCGTGGTCGGTGCAAGCTACAGCGGAGCCAAACTCTCCAGCCAGGTACTGGTGCGCTGGGCAGACCGCATGGAAAAAGTGAATGACGGCGCTACTGAAACTGCCGGTTATGGCACTATGGACTGGACCCTGGGCTATCAGGTAATGGACTCCATGTCTGTGAACCTGGCGGTTAACAACCTGATGGATAAATACTACGTTCCCTACCTGAATGTTGCAGGCTGGGATGAAGGTAGCGATCTTTCTGTCAATGCGGCGCCGGGGCGTACTTTCTCTGCGTCAATCAGATACGATTTTTAA